The following proteins are encoded in a genomic region of Panthera leo isolate Ple1 chromosome F2, P.leo_Ple1_pat1.1, whole genome shotgun sequence:
- the TPD52 gene encoding tumor protein D52 isoform X7, whose protein sequence is MRNDTWEVKLMPICRLLRTDPVPEEGEDVAATISATETLSEEEQQELRRELAKVEEEIQTLSQVLAAKEKHLAEIKRKLGINSLQELKQNIAKGWQDVTATSAYKKTSETLSQAGQKASAAFSSVGSVITKKLEDVKNSPTFKSFEEKVENLKSKVGGTKPAGGDFGEVLNSTANASATSEPLPEQTQGGL, encoded by the exons GTCTGCTGAGAACAGACCCAGTACCCGAGGAAGGGGAAGATGTTGCAGCCACGATCAGTGCCACAGAGACCCTATCAGAGGAGGAGCAACAAGAACTAAGAAGAGAACTTGCAAAG GTAGAAGAAGAAATCCAGACTCTGTCTCAAGTGTTAGCAGCAAAAGAGAAGCATCTAGCAGAGATCAAACGGAAACTTGGGATCAATTCACTACAGGAACTAAAACAGAACATTGCCAAAGGCTGGCAGGATGTGACAGCAACATCTGC gTACAAAAAGACCTCTGAAACCTTATCTCAAGCTGGACAGAAGGCATCCGCTGCTTTCTCATCTGTTGGATCGGTCATCACCAAAAAGCTGGAAGATGTAAA AAACTCCCCAACTTTCAAATCATTTgaagaaaaagttgaaaacttAAAG tctaaggTAGGGGGAACCAAGCCTGCTGGTGGGGATTTCGGAGAAGTCTTGAATTCAACTGCAAATGCCAGTGCCACCTCGGAGCCTCTTCCGGAGCAGACGCAGGGGGGCCTGTGA
- the TPD52 gene encoding tumor protein D52 isoform X9, protein MDRGEQGLLRTDPVPEEGEDVAATISATETLSEEEQQELRRELAKVEEEIQTLSQVLAAKEKHLAEIKRKLGINSLQELKQNIAKGWQDVTATSAYKKTSETLSQAGQKASAAFSSVGSVITKKLEDVKNSPTFKSFEEKVENLKSKVGGTKPAGGDFGEVLNSTANASATSEPLPEQTQGGL, encoded by the exons GTCTGCTGAGAACAGACCCAGTACCCGAGGAAGGGGAAGATGTTGCAGCCACGATCAGTGCCACAGAGACCCTATCAGAGGAGGAGCAACAAGAACTAAGAAGAGAACTTGCAAAG GTAGAAGAAGAAATCCAGACTCTGTCTCAAGTGTTAGCAGCAAAAGAGAAGCATCTAGCAGAGATCAAACGGAAACTTGGGATCAATTCACTACAGGAACTAAAACAGAACATTGCCAAAGGCTGGCAGGATGTGACAGCAACATCTGC gTACAAAAAGACCTCTGAAACCTTATCTCAAGCTGGACAGAAGGCATCCGCTGCTTTCTCATCTGTTGGATCGGTCATCACCAAAAAGCTGGAAGATGTAAA AAACTCCCCAACTTTCAAATCATTTgaagaaaaagttgaaaacttAAAG tctaaggTAGGGGGAACCAAGCCTGCTGGTGGGGATTTCGGAGAAGTCTTGAATTCAACTGCAAATGCCAGTGCCACCTCGGAGCCTCTTCCGGAGCAGACGCAGGGGGGCCTGTGA
- the TPD52 gene encoding tumor protein D52 isoform X8, producing MKPCDCLLNCLLRTDPVPEEGEDVAATISATETLSEEEQQELRRELAKVEEEIQTLSQVLAAKEKHLAEIKRKLGINSLQELKQNIAKGWQDVTATSAYKKTSETLSQAGQKASAAFSSVGSVITKKLEDVKNSPTFKSFEEKVENLKSKVGGTKPAGGDFGEVLNSTANASATSEPLPEQTQGGL from the exons GTCTGCTGAGAACAGACCCAGTACCCGAGGAAGGGGAAGATGTTGCAGCCACGATCAGTGCCACAGAGACCCTATCAGAGGAGGAGCAACAAGAACTAAGAAGAGAACTTGCAAAG GTAGAAGAAGAAATCCAGACTCTGTCTCAAGTGTTAGCAGCAAAAGAGAAGCATCTAGCAGAGATCAAACGGAAACTTGGGATCAATTCACTACAGGAACTAAAACAGAACATTGCCAAAGGCTGGCAGGATGTGACAGCAACATCTGC gTACAAAAAGACCTCTGAAACCTTATCTCAAGCTGGACAGAAGGCATCCGCTGCTTTCTCATCTGTTGGATCGGTCATCACCAAAAAGCTGGAAGATGTAAA AAACTCCCCAACTTTCAAATCATTTgaagaaaaagttgaaaacttAAAG tctaaggTAGGGGGAACCAAGCCTGCTGGTGGGGATTTCGGAGAAGTCTTGAATTCAACTGCAAATGCCAGTGCCACCTCGGAGCCTCTTCCGGAGCAGACGCAGGGGGGCCTGTGA
- the TPD52 gene encoding tumor protein D52 isoform X3 has translation MCEPTILLSKDVCDADFLKREACDFLSTWHPFCKFWSIFTGLLRTDPVPEEGEDVAATISATETLSEEEQQELRRELAKVEEEIQTLSQVLAAKEKHLAEIKRKLGINSLQELKQNIAKGWQDVTATSAYKKTSETLSQAGQKASAAFSSVGSVITKKLEDVKNSPTFKSFEEKVENLKSKVGGTKPAGGDFGEVLNSTANASATSEPLPEQTQGGL, from the exons GATGTCTGTGATGCAGACTTTCTTAAAAGAGAGGCCTGCGATTTTCTAAGTACGTGGCACCCATTTTGCAAATTTTGGAGCATATTTACAG GTCTGCTGAGAACAGACCCAGTACCCGAGGAAGGGGAAGATGTTGCAGCCACGATCAGTGCCACAGAGACCCTATCAGAGGAGGAGCAACAAGAACTAAGAAGAGAACTTGCAAAG GTAGAAGAAGAAATCCAGACTCTGTCTCAAGTGTTAGCAGCAAAAGAGAAGCATCTAGCAGAGATCAAACGGAAACTTGGGATCAATTCACTACAGGAACTAAAACAGAACATTGCCAAAGGCTGGCAGGATGTGACAGCAACATCTGC gTACAAAAAGACCTCTGAAACCTTATCTCAAGCTGGACAGAAGGCATCCGCTGCTTTCTCATCTGTTGGATCGGTCATCACCAAAAAGCTGGAAGATGTAAA AAACTCCCCAACTTTCAAATCATTTgaagaaaaagttgaaaacttAAAG tctaaggTAGGGGGAACCAAGCCTGCTGGTGGGGATTTCGGAGAAGTCTTGAATTCAACTGCAAATGCCAGTGCCACCTCGGAGCCTCTTCCGGAGCAGACGCAGGGGGGCCTGTGA
- the TPD52 gene encoding tumor protein D52 isoform X5 encodes MSRRNTMYQKHPSQHVGIENKQDVCDADFLKREACDFLSTWHPFCKFWSIFTGLLRTDPVPEEGEDVAATISATETLSEEEQQELRRELAKVEEEIQTLSQVLAAKEKHLAEIKRKLGINSLQELKQNIAKGWQDVTATSAYKKTSETLSQAGQKASAAFSSVGSVITKKLEDVKNSPTFKSFEEKVENLKRQLSVSFHDVLSFLHFFFKSLR; translated from the exons GATGTCTGTGATGCAGACTTTCTTAAAAGAGAGGCCTGCGATTTTCTAAGTACGTGGCACCCATTTTGCAAATTTTGGAGCATATTTACAG GTCTGCTGAGAACAGACCCAGTACCCGAGGAAGGGGAAGATGTTGCAGCCACGATCAGTGCCACAGAGACCCTATCAGAGGAGGAGCAACAAGAACTAAGAAGAGAACTTGCAAAG GTAGAAGAAGAAATCCAGACTCTGTCTCAAGTGTTAGCAGCAAAAGAGAAGCATCTAGCAGAGATCAAACGGAAACTTGGGATCAATTCACTACAGGAACTAAAACAGAACATTGCCAAAGGCTGGCAGGATGTGACAGCAACATCTGC gTACAAAAAGACCTCTGAAACCTTATCTCAAGCTGGACAGAAGGCATCCGCTGCTTTCTCATCTGTTGGATCGGTCATCACCAAAAAGCTGGAAGATGTAAA AAACTCCCCAACTTTCAAATCATTTgaagaaaaagttgaaaacttAAAG cgtCAGCTGAGCGTTTCGTTTCATGATGTTTTGTcctttttgcactttttttttaaaagtctaaggTAG
- the TPD52 gene encoding tumor protein D52 isoform X4, which yields MSRRNTMYQKHPSQHVGIENKQDVCDADFLKREACDFLSLLRTDPVPEEGEDVAATISATETLSEEEQQELRRELAKVEEEIQTLSQVLAAKEKHLAEIKRKLGINSLQELKQNIAKGWQDVTATSAYKKTSETLSQAGQKASAAFSSVGSVITKKLEDVKNSPTFKSFEEKVENLKSKVGGTKPAGGDFGEVLNSTANASATSEPLPEQTQGGL from the exons GATGTCTGTGATGCAGACTTTCTTAAAAGAGAGGCCTGCGATTTTCTAA GTCTGCTGAGAACAGACCCAGTACCCGAGGAAGGGGAAGATGTTGCAGCCACGATCAGTGCCACAGAGACCCTATCAGAGGAGGAGCAACAAGAACTAAGAAGAGAACTTGCAAAG GTAGAAGAAGAAATCCAGACTCTGTCTCAAGTGTTAGCAGCAAAAGAGAAGCATCTAGCAGAGATCAAACGGAAACTTGGGATCAATTCACTACAGGAACTAAAACAGAACATTGCCAAAGGCTGGCAGGATGTGACAGCAACATCTGC gTACAAAAAGACCTCTGAAACCTTATCTCAAGCTGGACAGAAGGCATCCGCTGCTTTCTCATCTGTTGGATCGGTCATCACCAAAAAGCTGGAAGATGTAAA AAACTCCCCAACTTTCAAATCATTTgaagaaaaagttgaaaacttAAAG tctaaggTAGGGGGAACCAAGCCTGCTGGTGGGGATTTCGGAGAAGTCTTGAATTCAACTGCAAATGCCAGTGCCACCTCGGAGCCTCTTCCGGAGCAGACGCAGGGGGGCCTGTGA
- the TPD52 gene encoding tumor protein D52 isoform X1 → MSRRNTMYQKHPSQHVGIENKQDVCDADFLKREACDFLSTWHPFCKFWSIFTGLLRTDPVPEEGEDVAATISATETLSEEEQQELRRELAKVEEEIQTLSQVLAAKEKHLAEIKRKLGINSLQELKQNIAKGWQDVTATSAYKKTSETLSQAGQKASAAFSSVGSVITKKLEDVKNSPTFKSFEEKVENLKSKVGGTKPAGGDFGEVLNSTANASATSEPLPEQTQGGL, encoded by the exons GATGTCTGTGATGCAGACTTTCTTAAAAGAGAGGCCTGCGATTTTCTAAGTACGTGGCACCCATTTTGCAAATTTTGGAGCATATTTACAG GTCTGCTGAGAACAGACCCAGTACCCGAGGAAGGGGAAGATGTTGCAGCCACGATCAGTGCCACAGAGACCCTATCAGAGGAGGAGCAACAAGAACTAAGAAGAGAACTTGCAAAG GTAGAAGAAGAAATCCAGACTCTGTCTCAAGTGTTAGCAGCAAAAGAGAAGCATCTAGCAGAGATCAAACGGAAACTTGGGATCAATTCACTACAGGAACTAAAACAGAACATTGCCAAAGGCTGGCAGGATGTGACAGCAACATCTGC gTACAAAAAGACCTCTGAAACCTTATCTCAAGCTGGACAGAAGGCATCCGCTGCTTTCTCATCTGTTGGATCGGTCATCACCAAAAAGCTGGAAGATGTAAA AAACTCCCCAACTTTCAAATCATTTgaagaaaaagttgaaaacttAAAG tctaaggTAGGGGGAACCAAGCCTGCTGGTGGGGATTTCGGAGAAGTCTTGAATTCAACTGCAAATGCCAGTGCCACCTCGGAGCCTCTTCCGGAGCAGACGCAGGGGGGCCTGTGA